From one Desulfobulbaceae bacterium genomic stretch:
- a CDS encoding AAA family ATPase, with product MNHPSRWAAQFGLNKNPFQDTINTDLFFRTKQHEEAAVKIKIGIEDRHALILLDGVSGTGKTLATQVVLRSLDPDYFAPFFVPVFPGMGKGALLGAILTAMALDSGRLVHDRLAVIQEKALAYGREGRRLVIIIDEAHFLSADALHSLRTLSNLETGREKLVTVLLVAEPGLAKRLQSP from the coding sequence ATGAACCATCCTTCCCGCTGGGCCGCTCAGTTCGGTCTTAATAAGAATCCCTTTCAAGATACCATCAACACCGATCTGTTTTTTCGGACCAAGCAGCATGAGGAAGCGGCGGTCAAGATTAAGATCGGCATTGAGGATCGGCATGCTCTTATCTTGCTGGATGGGGTTTCCGGGACTGGTAAAACCTTGGCCACTCAGGTGGTGTTACGATCACTCGATCCCGATTACTTCGCCCCGTTCTTCGTTCCGGTCTTTCCCGGGATGGGCAAAGGGGCGCTCCTGGGGGCGATTTTAACGGCGATGGCTTTAGACTCAGGTCGTTTAGTTCATGACCGTTTGGCCGTGATCCAAGAGAAGGCCTTAGCCTATGGTCGTGAGGGGCGGCGGTTGGTTATCATTATTGATGAGGCACATTTTTTGTCTGCCGATGCCTTGCACAGCCTGCGGACTTTGTCCAATCTTGAGACCGGTAGGGAGAAGTTGGTGACTGTTCTGCTCGTGGCCGAACCTGGTCTGGCTAAACGGTTGCAATCTCCCTT
- a CDS encoding MinD/ParA family protein: MGEMLTIEALVAKTGLEESLIRYYESEYGQHLPEKILRGDTLFFTETAADAFIKIHARHAGKMEEPDNRRYARVIAVTSGKGGVGKSNLALNLAVAMQRLGKMALVLDADLGMANIHLLAGIQPAYSLKDLIRTDLEISELITQGPEGIGIVAGGSGIIALADSTAMQRRQLLDGLEQMERHADVVIVDTAAGMGAGVRDFLMAADEVIFVLTPDITSLADAYGLLKALHSRNFDRPLYSVVNMATSLKQAAEVAIRFANCAQQFLGVSISNIGYMLRDATVGAATVRRTPYLIFDPQSKVSRNTTAIATALLQSQDDTLRQNSAFRRFQNLIRESVV; this comes from the coding sequence ACGATCGAAGCCCTGGTTGCGAAAACAGGACTGGAAGAGAGTCTGATACGTTATTATGAATCGGAATATGGCCAGCATCTGCCAGAGAAGATCTTGCGTGGAGATACGCTTTTTTTTACCGAAACGGCGGCAGATGCTTTTATCAAAATTCACGCCCGGCATGCGGGTAAAATGGAAGAGCCAGACAACAGGCGATACGCACGGGTGATCGCAGTTACCTCAGGTAAGGGTGGGGTTGGTAAAAGCAATCTAGCCTTGAATCTTGCGGTTGCCATGCAACGTTTGGGGAAGATGGCTCTGGTTCTTGATGCCGATTTGGGAATGGCCAATATTCATCTTCTTGCGGGGATTCAACCGGCCTATAGCTTAAAGGATCTTATTCGTACCGATCTTGAGATTTCTGAATTGATTACTCAGGGACCGGAAGGAATCGGTATTGTGGCAGGGGGGTCCGGGATCATTGCCTTGGCAGACAGCACTGCCATGCAGCGTCGGCAGCTCCTGGATGGCTTGGAACAGATGGAGCGTCATGCCGATGTCGTTATCGTAGACACCGCAGCCGGCATGGGTGCGGGAGTGCGTGATTTCTTGATGGCTGCCGATGAGGTGATCTTTGTTCTGACACCTGATATCACCTCTCTGGCCGATGCCTATGGTTTGCTCAAGGCCCTGCACTCAAGAAATTTTGATCGGCCCCTGTATTCGGTGGTCAATATGGCTACTTCTTTGAAACAGGCGGCGGAAGTGGCTATCCGTTTTGCCAATTGCGCCCAGCAGTTTTTAGGTGTAAGTATCAGCAATATCGGCTATATGTTACGAGATGCTACGGTTGGGGCTGCTACGGTTCGGCGTACGCCGTATCTTATCTTTGATCCTCAATCCAAGGTAAGCCGAAATACCACGGCTATCGCCACGGCCCTGTTGCAGAGCCAGGACGACACCCTTCGCCAGAACTCCGCCTTTCGCCGCTTTCAGAATCTGATCAGGGAGAGCGTCGTGTAA